A genomic segment from Leopardus geoffroyi isolate Oge1 chromosome A2, O.geoffroyi_Oge1_pat1.0, whole genome shotgun sequence encodes:
- the DAND5 gene encoding DAN domain family member 5: protein MFLRQLTALLSLLSGAHLPTGFGRPGPQGPPSRLWAATNETRALGRGVPASQVQSSALSSWKAFLGLQKTGRLGRGSLQQGQEAAPTMSLPLDPHEVTRESCKAVPFTQVISQPGCTAVHLRNHLCFGHCSSLYVPGLDPTPLVLCNSCVPTRKRWAPVVLWCRASGPGSRRRMKTSTVLVEGCQCSPKA, encoded by the exons ATGTTCCTCCGCCAGCTGACTGCTCTCCTGAGCCTGCTCAGCGGGGCCCACTTGCCCACAGGCTTTGGGAGGCCCGGACCCCAGGGGCCCCCATCTCGGCTCTGGGCTGCCACCAATGAGACCCGGGCTCTGGGCCGAGGGGTCCCAGCCTCCCAGGTACAATCCTCTGCCCTCAGCAGCTGGAAGGCCTTCTTGGGCCTGCAGAAAACTGGCCGGCTGGGGAGAGGTAGTCTGCAGCAGGGGCAGGAAGCGGCCCCCACCATGTCTCTGCCCCTGGACCCGCACGAGGTGACCCGGGAGAGCTGCAAGGCTGTGCCGTTCACCCAG GTGATCTCCCAGCCCGGCTGCACGGCAGTTCACCTCCGAAACCACCTGTGCTTTGGCCACTGCTCGTCCCTCTACGTCCCCGGCTTGGACCCCACCCCACTCGTCCTTTGCAACAGCTGTGTGCCCACTCGAAAGCGCTGGGCACCCGTGGTCCTGTGGTGTCGGGCGAGCGGCCCCGGCTCCCGTCGACGGATGAAGACGTCTACTGTGCTGGTTGAAGGATGTCAGTGCAGCCCGAAGGCGTGA